A region of Candidatus Tanganyikabacteria bacterium DNA encodes the following proteins:
- a CDS encoding tRNA (cytidine(34)-2'-O)-methyltransferase, which produces MDDRLFHIVLWEPEIPPNTGNVARLCAALGLPLHLVGPLGFRVSDREVRRAGLDYWESVDLRVYPNRQAFEAANPAAPAWYFSTRGERTFWDAAYSPGDYLIFGSETRGLPHDLLDDDPDRVVRIPHGPAVRSLNLANSVAIGVYEALRQNRDRAEWRSGK; this is translated from the coding sequence ATGGACGATCGCTTGTTTCACATCGTCCTCTGGGAGCCGGAGATCCCTCCCAACACCGGCAACGTGGCCCGCCTCTGCGCGGCCCTGGGCCTGCCCCTGCACCTGGTCGGCCCGCTGGGCTTCCGCGTGTCGGATCGCGAAGTCCGGCGCGCCGGCCTGGATTACTGGGAGAGCGTGGATCTGCGCGTCTATCCCAACCGGCAGGCGTTCGAGGCCGCCAACCCCGCCGCTCCGGCCTGGTACTTCTCGACCAGGGGAGAGCGCACCTTCTGGGACGCGGCCTACAGTCCCGGCGACTACCTGATCTTCGGTTCGGAGACCCGCGGCCTGCCGCATGATCTCCTCGACGACGACCCGGATCGCGTCGTGCGCATCCCTCACGGTCCGGCCGTGCGCAGCCTCAACCTGGCGAACAGCGTGGCGATCGGCGTGTACGAGGCCCTGCGCCAGAACCGCGACCGCGCCGAGTGGCGCTCAGGGAAGTAG